The Siniperca chuatsi isolate FFG_IHB_CAS linkage group LG7, ASM2008510v1, whole genome shotgun sequence genome includes a window with the following:
- the rsf1a gene encoding remodeling and spacing factor 1 isoform X3 translates to MAAPVVVRSSGPALCPSFAEVCSFLERYGAALDLPEMTFPQMERYLRDTTTVPKPLVELHVKLLRKLGRSVSTDRWEKYLSKVCQELNNTWAWELEQKGYQEMSMECKSSILKYLCECQFDDNLKFKMAVNEEDPEKMRLQPIGRDRQGLMYWLQLDQEQNIRLYTEEQDDLDGSTWKCIVRTRNDLAEALELLKAQVDPSQNQDRDQNQAGPRSASPTEKDAVVKQEQTQKQPIKQENAEVKEEKTDHKPPVFDNRVSTITTIIKSETKDSDAPKNAVSVVMAPSANVTKQEMNKEEEAERAVVRSNQQAKIPLKKRELKLAESYQSNHLNNSNSSSIIVCNPSVIQTKDSHGREGKLPNSLAPPGGPGASQQQQQLVVTASRQELTNGRASLLLPHKDGQNGVIGVIGQVGVVGHVGVIRSPSERHRAPGAEQQQEQNGPSLDHRGSRAVEEEREVSRQSVLVRKGPVEGETPAAATVLSPHVAMEAETATKQPSSSLKSDQLPEAVERKVDSVSVSLLSQSTDEPKRPTAEDQGKKMTEEQLDRGTKTGHRSHQHKYDNLVEREERTREVSGRPVAEEGSKDEHEKNKSTLEKLEAESGSTIPPLKVEQQDKKDHQGDGVNGGLAAQFRVKDTGLESEERQRPLEEASSELQKEGIRLKIKIPPHRRNKLRGKGGKEEEEKDREQEVQEEGRPLRRSARICRSSALPTCRPSSKVAESQKKKPQKKQALPTRTREEDEEEEEEEEEEEEEEEEEEEEEEDEEERSSTTKKDRKTEPVGQIRKQRGKRRHRRPRWSNIRSKRRKLNEEGEVEDRGRKRGDEESEGGSDSEESCKSEEIPSEDACSHCGLPNHPELILLCDSCDSGYHTACLRPPLMLIPDGEWFCPPCQHKLLCEKLEEQLQNLDSALKKKERAERRRERLVYVGISVENIIPEGDEEEEEKSAKKKDSKKSKNLGRRSTRTRKHISYRFDDFDDAIDEAIEEDIGDLCGGAGQGKDITAILSEDGKESQRPIRSQAHSARNRKKRRLNDLESDSTAAESEDEFMLSNSSEDEDFGASGADDDEEEDEDAASDVGSLDSGTRPRRAVRGVPKHRPSRTQRRGRKRLRRRRRRSSEEEEEDSDEEMDSDQFSDMTGSDTDKKRRGLRRGQRQQVNYRETSESSDNSRTSTNRVKVKPRGRPRKEHLSSDYSDVLPSSRDSDEEDDYEDEEEDDQRRSVNKRRREEEDLRRNRTREKRRRYEEDDGERGRRLKRKLLEKEKDKDKQRLKRTDREEEDLEKMGRGKRREILSQQRRKRLAQMLKKRRPSTDDEDEEESDESESSSEEDRPIRKRLNRIDSDDDEEEDEEGRQKMTTKKSSAVERRAESDAQEKGRGRSLSPSNGHRTSRGPAKPGAGSPAVPRDTAGSGRQGRDNGPLHPEEEEDEGQTDSLNSVQNSPQS, encoded by the exons ATGGCTGCTCCGGTGGTGGTGAGAAGCTCCGGCCCGGCGCTCTGCCCGAGCTTCGCGGAGGTCTGTTCGTTCCTGGAGCGATACGGAGCGGCGCTGGATCTGCCCGAGATGACTTTCCCGCAGATGGAGAGGTATCTGCGGGACACAACGACAG tTCCTAAACCCCTTGTGGAGCTCCATGTGAAGCTGCTCAGAAAACTGGGGAGGTCTGTGTCTACTGACCGCTGGGAAAAATACCTGTCCAAG GTTTGCCAGGAGTTGAACAATACCTGGGCATGGGAGCTGGAACAGAAGGGCTACCAGGAAATGTCCATGGAGTGCAAGTCAAGCATCCTCAAA TATCTCTGCGAGTGTCAGTTTGATGACAACCTAAAGTTCAAGATGGCGGTTAATGAGGAGGACCCAGAGAAGATGCGTCTGCAGCCTATAGGTCGGGACCGGCAGGGCCTGATGTACTGGCTTCAGCTGGACCAGGAGCAGAACATCCGGCTGTATACGGAGGAGCAGGATGATCTGGATGGATCCACCTGGAAGTGCATTGTCAG GACACGTAATGACTTGGCTGAGGCTCTGGAGCTGCTGAAGGCCCAGGTTGATCCAAGCCAGAATCAGGACCGGGACCAGAACCAGGCTGGACCCAGGAGCGCCAGCCCCACAGAGAAAGATGCAG tggtAAAGCAGGAGCAGACACAAAAACAGCCTATCAAACAGGAAAACGCTGAGGTGAAAGAAGAGAAGACGGACCACAAACCGCCTGTCTTTGATAACCGCGTGAGCACAATCACCACCATCATTAAATCAGAAACCAAGGACTCTGATGCCCCTAAAAACGCTGTGTCAGTTGTCATGGCACCAAGTGCGAATgtgacaaaacaggaaatgaacaagGAAGAGGAAGCAGAGCGGGCAGTTGTCAGGAGCAACCAGCAGGCCAAGATACCACTGAAGAAGAGGGAGCTTAAGCTTGCTGAGAGCTACCAAAGCAACCACCTCAacaacagtaacagcagtagtaTTATTGTTTGTAACCCTTCAGTGATCCAGACCAAGGACAGTCATGGAAGAGAGGGGAAGTTACCTAACTCATTAGCGCCCCCTGGTGGCCCAGGTGcctcacaacagcagcagcaactagTGGTCACTGCATCGAGGCAAGAACTGACCAACGGGAGAGCGTCTCTCCTCTTGCCGCACAAAGACGGACAAAATGGAGTCATAGGGGTAATAGGTCAAGTTGGCGTTGTAGGTCACGTAGGGGTCATCCGCAGCCCATCTGAGCGTCACAGAGCCCCCGgtgctgagcagcagcaggaacaaaATGGGCCGAGTTTAGACCACCGGGGCTCCAGAGCTgtggaagaagagagggaggtgaGCCGGCAGTCAGTGCTGGTAAGGAAGGGACCTGTTGAAGGGGAGACGCCTGCAGCAGCCACCGTCCTTTCCCCTCATGTGGCGATGGAGGCTGAAACAGCCACAAAACAACCATCATCATCCTTAAAGTCTGATCAACTCCCAGAAGCTGTAGAGAGAAAAGTGGATTCTGTTAGTGTTTCCTTGCTGTCTCAGTCTACAGATGAACCCAAGAGACCGACGGCAGAAGACCAGGGTAAAAAAATGACAGAGGAGCAGTTAGACAGGGGGACGAAAACTGGGCACAGAAGTCATCAACATAAATATGATAACCTGGttgagagggaggagaggacaagaGAGGTGTCTGGACGCCCTGTGGCAGAAGAAGGAAGTAAAGATGAACATGAAAAGAATAAAAGCACTTTAGAAAAGTTGGAGGCAGAATCAGGGAGCACCATTCCACCTCTAAAAGTAGAGCAGCAGGATAAAAAGGACCACCAGGGAGATGGGGTCAATGGTGGGTTGGCAGCCCAGTTTAGGGTGAAGGACACAGGGCTTGAATCAGAGGAGAGGCAGCGTCCCCTGGAGGAAGCCTCCTCTGAGCTCCAGAAAGAAGGAATCAGGTTGAAGATCAAGATTCCTCCCCATCGGAGAAACAAGTTAAGGGGAAAAgggggaaaggaggaggaggagaaagacagggagCAAGAGGTGCAAGAGGAAGGGAGGCCGCTGAGGAGATCTGCAAGGATTTGCAG ATCATCTGCTTTGCCAACCTGCAGGCCGAGCTCAAAGGTGGCTGAGAGCCAGAAAaagaaaccacaaaaaaaacaggcacTGCCTACTAGAACGagggaagaggatgaggaggaggaggaggaggaggaggaggaggaggaggaggaggaggaggaggaagaagaggaagaagatgaagaggagcgGAGCTCAActacaaagaaagacagaaaaacagaaccTGTTGGGCAAATTAGGAAACAAAGG ggtAAACGGAGGCATCGACGCCCCAGATGGTCCAACATTCGTTCGAAGAGACGCAAACTGAATGAGGAAGGGGAggtggaggacagagggaggaaacGAGGAGATGAAGAGAGCGAAGGAGGAAGTGACTCAGAAGAATCATGTAAATCAGAGGAGATTCCCAGTGAGGATGCCTGCAGTCACTGTGGCCTGCCCAACCACCCTGAACTG ATCCTGCTGTGTGACTCGTGTGATAGTGGATACCACACTGCCTGTCTGCGGCCGCCGCTCATGTTGATTCCAGATGGAGAGTGGTTCTGTCCACCCTGCCAACAT AAGCTGCTGTGTGAGAAActggaggagcagctgcagaATCTGGACAGTGCtttgaagaaaaaagagagagcagagaggag GAGGGAGCGGCTGGTGTATGTGGGAATCAGTGTGGAGAACATCATTCCT gagggagatgaggaggaagaggagaagtcGGCAAAGAAGAAAGATTCCAAAAAGAGCAAAAATCTGGGGAGGAGATCAACCAGAACCAGGAAGCACATCAGCTACAG atttGATGACTTTGACGATGCCATTGATGAGGCTATAGAGGAGGACATCGGGGACCTCTGTGGTG GAGCAGGACAAGGCAAAGACATCACCGCTATCCTGTCAGAGGACGGGAAGGAGAGCCAGCGGCCAATCAGAAGCCAGGCTCATTCTGCCAGGAACAGGAAGAAGCGGAGACTGAACGACCTGGAGAGTGACAGCACGGCAGCAGAGAGTGAAGACGAGTTCATGCTCAGCAACag CTCAGAGGATGAGGATTTCGGTGCATCAGGGgcagatgatgatgaggaggaagatgaagatgcGGCCAGCGATGTGGGCAGCTTGGACAGCGGGACTCGCCCCAGACGGGCGGTGAGAGGGGTACCTAAACACCGACCCAGCAGGACCCAACGCAGGGGCAGGAAGCGACTGAGGCGGCGGCGGAGACGCTCCtccgaggaagaggaggaagacagtGATGAAGAAATGG ACTCGGATCAGTTCAGCGACATGACTGGCAGcgacactgacaaaaaaaggcGGGGTCTGAGGCGGGGCCAGCGCCAGCAGGTCAACTACCGCGAGACCTCTGAGTCGTCAGACAACTCCCGGACCTCCACCAACAGGGTCAAGGTTAAACCCCGAGGCAGACCACGCAAGGAGCATCTCTCGAGCGACTACAGCGATG tgttGCCTTCTTCCAGAGACTCGGATGAGGAGGACGATTATGAAGACGAAGAGGAAGATGACCAGAGAAGGAGTGTGAataagaggagaagagaggaggaagacctCCGGAGAAATAGGACGAGAGAAAAGCGGAGGAGATACGAGGAGGAtgatggagagagggggaggcgGCTGAAAAGGAAACTATTAGAGAAGGAGAAGGACAAAGACAAGCAGAGATtaaagaggacagacagagaagaggaggaccTGGAGAAGATGGGCagggggaagaggagagagattcTGTCACAGCAGCGGCGCAAACGGCTCGCCCAGATGCTGAAAAAACGGCGGCCTTCGACGGAcgatgaggatgaggaagagtcAGATGAATCGGAGTCGTCATCGGAAGAGGATCGTCCAATCCGCAAAAGACTCAACCGCATCGactctgatgatgatgaagaggaagacgaggagggAAGACAGAAGATGACGACCAAAAAGTCTTCCGCGGTAGAAAGGAGGGCCGAAAGCGACGCTCAGGAAAAGGGGAGGGGCCGTAGCCTGTCTCCGTCAAACGGACATCGAACCTCCAGAGGCCCGGCGAAGCCTGGGGCTGGAAGTCCCGCCGTGCCCAGGGACACTGCAGGATCAGGCAGGCAGGGCAGGGACAATGGCCCCTTAcatccagaggaggaggaagatgaggggCAGACAGACTCATTAAACTCTGTCCAGAACAGTCCGCAGTCATga
- the rsf1a gene encoding remodeling and spacing factor 1 isoform X1: protein MAAPVVVRSSGPALCPSFAEVCSFLERYGAALDLPEMTFPQMERYLRDTTTVPKPLVELHVKLLRKLGRSVSTDRWEKYLSKVCQELNNTWAWELEQKGYQEMSMECKSSILKYLCECQFDDNLKFKMAVNEEDPEKMRLQPIGRDRQGLMYWLQLDQEQNIRLYTEEQDDLDGSTWKCIVRTRNDLAEALELLKAQVDPSQNQDRDQNQAGPRSASPTEKDAGDASTGNTNPEPSKTTEEHTDSKKVDPVNEEKQVVKQEQTQKQPIKQENAEVKEEKTDHKPPVFDNRVSTITTIIKSETKDSDAPKNAVSVVMAPSANVTKQEMNKEEEAERAVVRSNQQAKIPLKKRELKLAESYQSNHLNNSNSSSIIVCNPSVIQTKDSHGREGKLPNSLAPPGGPGASQQQQQLVVTASRQELTNGRASLLLPHKDGQNGVIGVIGQVGVVGHVGVIRSPSERHRAPGAEQQQEQNGPSLDHRGSRAVEEEREVSRQSVLVRKGPVEGETPAAATVLSPHVAMEAETATKQPSSSLKSDQLPEAVERKVDSVSVSLLSQSTDEPKRPTAEDQGKKMTEEQLDRGTKTGHRSHQHKYDNLVEREERTREVSGRPVAEEGSKDEHEKNKSTLEKLEAESGSTIPPLKVEQQDKKDHQGDGVNGGLAAQFRVKDTGLESEERQRPLEEASSELQKEGIRLKIKIPPHRRNKLRGKGGKEEEEKDREQEVQEEGRPLRRSARICRSSALPTCRPSSKVAESQKKKPQKKQALPTRTREEDEEEEEEEEEEEEEEEEEEEEEEDEEERSSTTKKDRKTEPVGQIRKQRGKRRHRRPRWSNIRSKRRKLNEEGEVEDRGRKRGDEESEGGSDSEESCKSEEIPSEDACSHCGLPNHPELILLCDSCDSGYHTACLRPPLMLIPDGEWFCPPCQHKLLCEKLEEQLQNLDSALKKKERAERRRERLVYVGISVENIIPEGDEEEEEKSAKKKDSKKSKNLGRRSTRTRKHISYRFDDFDDAIDEAIEEDIGDLCGGAGQGKDITAILSEDGKESQRPIRSQAHSARNRKKRRLNDLESDSTAAESEDEFMLSNSSEDEDFGASGADDDEEEDEDAASDVGSLDSGTRPRRAVRGVPKHRPSRTQRRGRKRLRRRRRRSSEEEEEDSDEEMDSDQFSDMTGSDTDKKRRGLRRGQRQQVNYRETSESSDNSRTSTNRVKVKPRGRPRKEHLSSDYSDVLPSSRDSDEEDDYEDEEEDDQRRSVNKRRREEEDLRRNRTREKRRRYEEDDGERGRRLKRKLLEKEKDKDKQRLKRTDREEEDLEKMGRGKRREILSQQRRKRLAQMLKKRRPSTDDEDEEESDESESSSEEDRPIRKRLNRIDSDDDEEEDEEGRQKMTTKKSSAVERRAESDAQEKGRGRSLSPSNGHRTSRGPAKPGAGSPAVPRDTAGSGRQGRDNGPLHPEEEEDEGQTDSLNSVQNSPQS, encoded by the exons ATGGCTGCTCCGGTGGTGGTGAGAAGCTCCGGCCCGGCGCTCTGCCCGAGCTTCGCGGAGGTCTGTTCGTTCCTGGAGCGATACGGAGCGGCGCTGGATCTGCCCGAGATGACTTTCCCGCAGATGGAGAGGTATCTGCGGGACACAACGACAG tTCCTAAACCCCTTGTGGAGCTCCATGTGAAGCTGCTCAGAAAACTGGGGAGGTCTGTGTCTACTGACCGCTGGGAAAAATACCTGTCCAAG GTTTGCCAGGAGTTGAACAATACCTGGGCATGGGAGCTGGAACAGAAGGGCTACCAGGAAATGTCCATGGAGTGCAAGTCAAGCATCCTCAAA TATCTCTGCGAGTGTCAGTTTGATGACAACCTAAAGTTCAAGATGGCGGTTAATGAGGAGGACCCAGAGAAGATGCGTCTGCAGCCTATAGGTCGGGACCGGCAGGGCCTGATGTACTGGCTTCAGCTGGACCAGGAGCAGAACATCCGGCTGTATACGGAGGAGCAGGATGATCTGGATGGATCCACCTGGAAGTGCATTGTCAG GACACGTAATGACTTGGCTGAGGCTCTGGAGCTGCTGAAGGCCCAGGTTGATCCAAGCCAGAATCAGGACCGGGACCAGAACCAGGCTGGACCCAGGAGCGCCAGCCCCACAGAGAAAGATGCAG GGGATGCGTCCACTGGAAACACCAACCCCGAACCCTCCAAGACCACAGAGGAACACACTGATAGTAAGAAGGTTGACCCTGTAAACGAAGAGAAACAAG tggtAAAGCAGGAGCAGACACAAAAACAGCCTATCAAACAGGAAAACGCTGAGGTGAAAGAAGAGAAGACGGACCACAAACCGCCTGTCTTTGATAACCGCGTGAGCACAATCACCACCATCATTAAATCAGAAACCAAGGACTCTGATGCCCCTAAAAACGCTGTGTCAGTTGTCATGGCACCAAGTGCGAATgtgacaaaacaggaaatgaacaagGAAGAGGAAGCAGAGCGGGCAGTTGTCAGGAGCAACCAGCAGGCCAAGATACCACTGAAGAAGAGGGAGCTTAAGCTTGCTGAGAGCTACCAAAGCAACCACCTCAacaacagtaacagcagtagtaTTATTGTTTGTAACCCTTCAGTGATCCAGACCAAGGACAGTCATGGAAGAGAGGGGAAGTTACCTAACTCATTAGCGCCCCCTGGTGGCCCAGGTGcctcacaacagcagcagcaactagTGGTCACTGCATCGAGGCAAGAACTGACCAACGGGAGAGCGTCTCTCCTCTTGCCGCACAAAGACGGACAAAATGGAGTCATAGGGGTAATAGGTCAAGTTGGCGTTGTAGGTCACGTAGGGGTCATCCGCAGCCCATCTGAGCGTCACAGAGCCCCCGgtgctgagcagcagcaggaacaaaATGGGCCGAGTTTAGACCACCGGGGCTCCAGAGCTgtggaagaagagagggaggtgaGCCGGCAGTCAGTGCTGGTAAGGAAGGGACCTGTTGAAGGGGAGACGCCTGCAGCAGCCACCGTCCTTTCCCCTCATGTGGCGATGGAGGCTGAAACAGCCACAAAACAACCATCATCATCCTTAAAGTCTGATCAACTCCCAGAAGCTGTAGAGAGAAAAGTGGATTCTGTTAGTGTTTCCTTGCTGTCTCAGTCTACAGATGAACCCAAGAGACCGACGGCAGAAGACCAGGGTAAAAAAATGACAGAGGAGCAGTTAGACAGGGGGACGAAAACTGGGCACAGAAGTCATCAACATAAATATGATAACCTGGttgagagggaggagaggacaagaGAGGTGTCTGGACGCCCTGTGGCAGAAGAAGGAAGTAAAGATGAACATGAAAAGAATAAAAGCACTTTAGAAAAGTTGGAGGCAGAATCAGGGAGCACCATTCCACCTCTAAAAGTAGAGCAGCAGGATAAAAAGGACCACCAGGGAGATGGGGTCAATGGTGGGTTGGCAGCCCAGTTTAGGGTGAAGGACACAGGGCTTGAATCAGAGGAGAGGCAGCGTCCCCTGGAGGAAGCCTCCTCTGAGCTCCAGAAAGAAGGAATCAGGTTGAAGATCAAGATTCCTCCCCATCGGAGAAACAAGTTAAGGGGAAAAgggggaaaggaggaggaggagaaagacagggagCAAGAGGTGCAAGAGGAAGGGAGGCCGCTGAGGAGATCTGCAAGGATTTGCAG ATCATCTGCTTTGCCAACCTGCAGGCCGAGCTCAAAGGTGGCTGAGAGCCAGAAAaagaaaccacaaaaaaaacaggcacTGCCTACTAGAACGagggaagaggatgaggaggaggaggaggaggaggaggaggaggaggaggaggaggaggaggaggaagaagaggaagaagatgaagaggagcgGAGCTCAActacaaagaaagacagaaaaacagaaccTGTTGGGCAAATTAGGAAACAAAGG ggtAAACGGAGGCATCGACGCCCCAGATGGTCCAACATTCGTTCGAAGAGACGCAAACTGAATGAGGAAGGGGAggtggaggacagagggaggaaacGAGGAGATGAAGAGAGCGAAGGAGGAAGTGACTCAGAAGAATCATGTAAATCAGAGGAGATTCCCAGTGAGGATGCCTGCAGTCACTGTGGCCTGCCCAACCACCCTGAACTG ATCCTGCTGTGTGACTCGTGTGATAGTGGATACCACACTGCCTGTCTGCGGCCGCCGCTCATGTTGATTCCAGATGGAGAGTGGTTCTGTCCACCCTGCCAACAT AAGCTGCTGTGTGAGAAActggaggagcagctgcagaATCTGGACAGTGCtttgaagaaaaaagagagagcagagaggag GAGGGAGCGGCTGGTGTATGTGGGAATCAGTGTGGAGAACATCATTCCT gagggagatgaggaggaagaggagaagtcGGCAAAGAAGAAAGATTCCAAAAAGAGCAAAAATCTGGGGAGGAGATCAACCAGAACCAGGAAGCACATCAGCTACAG atttGATGACTTTGACGATGCCATTGATGAGGCTATAGAGGAGGACATCGGGGACCTCTGTGGTG GAGCAGGACAAGGCAAAGACATCACCGCTATCCTGTCAGAGGACGGGAAGGAGAGCCAGCGGCCAATCAGAAGCCAGGCTCATTCTGCCAGGAACAGGAAGAAGCGGAGACTGAACGACCTGGAGAGTGACAGCACGGCAGCAGAGAGTGAAGACGAGTTCATGCTCAGCAACag CTCAGAGGATGAGGATTTCGGTGCATCAGGGgcagatgatgatgaggaggaagatgaagatgcGGCCAGCGATGTGGGCAGCTTGGACAGCGGGACTCGCCCCAGACGGGCGGTGAGAGGGGTACCTAAACACCGACCCAGCAGGACCCAACGCAGGGGCAGGAAGCGACTGAGGCGGCGGCGGAGACGCTCCtccgaggaagaggaggaagacagtGATGAAGAAATGG ACTCGGATCAGTTCAGCGACATGACTGGCAGcgacactgacaaaaaaaggcGGGGTCTGAGGCGGGGCCAGCGCCAGCAGGTCAACTACCGCGAGACCTCTGAGTCGTCAGACAACTCCCGGACCTCCACCAACAGGGTCAAGGTTAAACCCCGAGGCAGACCACGCAAGGAGCATCTCTCGAGCGACTACAGCGATG tgttGCCTTCTTCCAGAGACTCGGATGAGGAGGACGATTATGAAGACGAAGAGGAAGATGACCAGAGAAGGAGTGTGAataagaggagaagagaggaggaagacctCCGGAGAAATAGGACGAGAGAAAAGCGGAGGAGATACGAGGAGGAtgatggagagagggggaggcgGCTGAAAAGGAAACTATTAGAGAAGGAGAAGGACAAAGACAAGCAGAGATtaaagaggacagacagagaagaggaggaccTGGAGAAGATGGGCagggggaagaggagagagattcTGTCACAGCAGCGGCGCAAACGGCTCGCCCAGATGCTGAAAAAACGGCGGCCTTCGACGGAcgatgaggatgaggaagagtcAGATGAATCGGAGTCGTCATCGGAAGAGGATCGTCCAATCCGCAAAAGACTCAACCGCATCGactctgatgatgatgaagaggaagacgaggagggAAGACAGAAGATGACGACCAAAAAGTCTTCCGCGGTAGAAAGGAGGGCCGAAAGCGACGCTCAGGAAAAGGGGAGGGGCCGTAGCCTGTCTCCGTCAAACGGACATCGAACCTCCAGAGGCCCGGCGAAGCCTGGGGCTGGAAGTCCCGCCGTGCCCAGGGACACTGCAGGATCAGGCAGGCAGGGCAGGGACAATGGCCCCTTAcatccagaggaggaggaagatgaggggCAGACAGACTCATTAAACTCTGTCCAGAACAGTCCGCAGTCATga